In Desulfovibrio psychrotolerans, a genomic segment contains:
- a CDS encoding glycosyltransferase produces the protein MNAELLEQAVKGLESTGKRPKNLHAAVIDYLTNTGESAVLVDWLMQSHRSEGSVKAPELDKPLISVVIPCYNHAEYLPDCIRSVVSQSFSELEIIVINDGSSDNTESVAKACIDAYPQHRIRYYAQPNSGLVASRNKGITRAKGEFILPLDADDLIAPSFLAQTVPVLMAHAHFGYVSTKALFFGDVNKIWPAQEFNPLSFFFMNQQTCTTLFRKSMWRELHGYRSEMVHGYEDWEFWIRATQQGWAGAQIAEPLFFYRRKKQSMLMDSRSKDVMIKEQIVRLNPAVYDASILPQVQDELTRPNWIPPRLIRENIAIRRRQAAGEEPLNHNGIAAQQEALAERVRKAIAYIVPEIAPYIAQAKPAGAADAFAALARQIIARTHKFFELQSPERAVEMAAILLAQYPLEKLAVTHAMQTLARAGNIAPAHALGGFYLSLWHWDRDILEFFSQLFSIQASIAESPAQKLGLYEGAALFAPHSSRAFGELYAFEVQAGMLSVAERTLCQAMGFSHTLTDLAAPSAPAPCSATRNTARERKHIWYVADGFGASNSGVNGVTQARFMTLASLLYNDDLCDITIITPMDLGLPGAIAEFARHCHALRDKQNPPWPEWIPTVRRNAHSAMGITEQSFMQGEWLPCRLPGSKPDLIIIEGVRRLPHDYLQELGLPFACPTVYMNHNSPFHFAADITDDSSLAAMVDALRNYTVNICVAENVTKEWQAIPELAHNKSLTIHNCIREDEAAEVAAKSAAQTRAKLGLPENAFLIICLASIQVRKGQDILLDAMGAIVAEIPDAQLLLVGPVLPGFGGEGIVQQAQRSPHADRIHILGPRDNALEYLYAADLSVLPSRGEALPLSILEGMVLGTPCVASDVNGIPELVVHGETGYMFPLAQPHMLAEYVIALARDSASLASMAEKGRERYWKHFSREKHVQRWREVLMEIFACHSSDAESHQRDCAQPDAKDFSARLHR, from the coding sequence ATGAACGCGGAACTTCTTGAACAGGCTGTGAAGGGGCTGGAAAGCACCGGGAAGCGGCCGAAGAACCTGCATGCAGCAGTTATTGATTACCTGACAAATACGGGGGAATCGGCTGTTCTTGTTGATTGGCTTATGCAGTCACACCGTTCAGAAGGCTCTGTTAAGGCTCCTGAGCTTGATAAGCCCTTAATCTCTGTTGTTATTCCGTGCTACAACCATGCTGAGTATCTGCCTGATTGCATAAGAAGCGTTGTGAGCCAGTCTTTTTCAGAGCTGGAGATTATTGTCATAAACGACGGGAGTTCTGATAATACGGAGAGTGTGGCAAAGGCGTGCATAGATGCGTATCCGCAGCACAGAATACGGTATTATGCACAGCCCAACTCCGGGCTTGTTGCCTCGCGGAACAAAGGGATAACGCGGGCAAAAGGAGAGTTTATTCTCCCCCTGGACGCCGACGACCTGATTGCTCCGTCGTTTCTGGCACAGACGGTTCCCGTGCTCATGGCGCATGCTCATTTCGGGTATGTGAGCACCAAAGCGCTCTTTTTTGGGGATGTGAACAAGATCTGGCCGGCTCAGGAATTTAATCCGCTGTCGTTTTTCTTCATGAACCAGCAGACGTGCACGACATTATTCAGAAAAAGCATGTGGAGAGAACTGCACGGCTACCGTTCGGAAATGGTGCATGGGTATGAGGATTGGGAGTTTTGGATTCGTGCCACGCAACAGGGCTGGGCAGGAGCACAGATTGCTGAGCCGCTGTTTTTTTACCGCCGGAAGAAACAGTCTATGCTGATGGATTCCCGCAGCAAAGACGTTATGATCAAGGAACAGATCGTTCGCCTGAACCCCGCTGTCTATGATGCGTCTATTCTGCCGCAGGTACAGGACGAACTGACGCGTCCCAACTGGATTCCGCCCCGGCTCATCCGTGAGAATATTGCCATTCGCAGGCGGCAGGCAGCGGGAGAAGAACCGCTGAACCACAATGGGATTGCGGCGCAGCAGGAAGCATTGGCTGAGAGGGTGCGCAAGGCGATAGCCTACATTGTTCCGGAGATTGCCCCGTACATAGCGCAGGCAAAGCCGGCGGGGGCTGCTGATGCTTTTGCCGCACTTGCCCGGCAGATTATTGCCCGCACCCATAAGTTTTTTGAGCTTCAGAGTCCTGAGCGTGCCGTTGAAATGGCGGCAATACTGCTTGCCCAGTATCCGCTGGAAAAACTGGCGGTAACACATGCCATGCAAACGCTTGCCCGGGCAGGGAACATTGCGCCGGCACACGCACTGGGCGGCTTTTACCTGTCACTGTGGCACTGGGACAGGGATATCCTTGAGTTTTTTTCGCAACTGTTCAGCATTCAGGCAAGTATTGCAGAATCCCCGGCTCAGAAGCTGGGGCTGTATGAAGGGGCGGCCCTGTTTGCGCCCCACTCCTCACGGGCGTTCGGTGAACTGTATGCGTTTGAAGTGCAGGCGGGCATGCTGTCTGTTGCAGAGCGGACGCTGTGTCAGGCCATGGGCTTTTCTCATACCCTTACCGACCTTGCTGCCCCTTCTGCACCTGCCCCATGTTCCGCCACCCGGAATACGGCCCGCGAGCGGAAGCACATATGGTACGTCGCAGACGGATTTGGTGCCTCGAACAGCGGAGTGAACGGCGTGACTCAGGCAAGGTTTATGACCTTGGCTTCCCTGCTCTACAACGATGATCTTTGCGATATAACAATTATCACCCCCATGGATCTGGGGCTGCCCGGCGCCATTGCCGAATTTGCCCGTCATTGCCACGCCCTGAGAGACAAGCAGAATCCGCCATGGCCCGAATGGATACCCACGGTGCGCAGAAATGCTCATTCTGCTATGGGGATTACCGAGCAGTCCTTCATGCAGGGGGAATGGCTTCCCTGCAGGCTGCCCGGCAGCAAGCCGGACCTGATCATCATTGAAGGAGTGAGGAGGCTGCCCCATGATTATCTGCAGGAGCTGGGGCTGCCCTTTGCGTGTCCGACAGTCTATATGAACCACAACTCCCCGTTCCACTTCGCCGCCGATATTACGGACGACAGTTCTCTTGCCGCGATGGTGGATGCCTTGCGAAACTACACCGTGAATATCTGTGTGGCTGAAAACGTGACAAAGGAGTGGCAGGCTATTCCGGAGCTTGCACACAACAAGTCGCTGACCATTCACAATTGCATCCGGGAAGATGAGGCGGCCGAGGTTGCCGCCAAGTCTGCAGCGCAAACCCGTGCAAAGCTTGGCCTGCCGGAGAATGCCTTTTTGATCATATGTCTTGCGAGCATTCAGGTGCGCAAGGGGCAAGATATTCTTCTTGATGCCATGGGCGCAATAGTTGCGGAAATTCCTGACGCGCAGCTTCTTCTGGTGGGGCCGGTGCTTCCCGGTTTCGGAGGGGAGGGCATTGTGCAGCAGGCGCAGCGTTCACCGCATGCAGACCGGATTCATATTCTGGGCCCCCGTGACAATGCGCTGGAGTATCTCTACGCCGCTGACCTGTCTGTGCTCCCTTCACGGGGAGAGGCCCTGCCGCTCTCCATACTTGAAGGAATGGTGCTTGGCACTCCGTGTGTGGCTTCTGATGTAAACGGGATCCCTGAGCTTGTTGTCCATGGAGAGACGGGCTACATGTTCCCGCTTGCTCAGCCCCATATGCTCGCGGAGTATGTGATTGCCCTTGCAAGAGATTCTGCAAGCCTTGCATCTATGGCTGAAAAAGGGCGGGAGCGGTATTGGAAGCATTTTTCACGCGAAAAGCATGTGCAAAGATGGCGTGAAGTGCTCATGGAGATCTTTGCTTGTCATAGTTCCGACGCAGAATCCCATCAGAGGGATTGTGCGCAGCCGGATGCAAAGGATTTTTCTGCGCGTTTGCATCGCTGA
- a CDS encoding acyltransferase, which yields MISIHPTACVDEDVTIGEGCRVWHFSHILSGSRIGENCNIGQNVVIGPRVQIGSGCKIQNNVSVYSGVTLEDDVFCGPSMVFTNVWNPRAHIRRMDEMRPTLVRKGASLGANCTIVCGVTIGRYALVGAGAVITKDIPDHALVYGNPGRHKGWVCECGEKLDTKLVCPVCNLHFRMREAGEHHGLEGI from the coding sequence ATGATTTCTATTCACCCCACTGCCTGCGTTGATGAGGATGTGACTATCGGCGAAGGCTGCCGCGTCTGGCATTTTTCGCACATCCTTTCAGGAAGCCGCATCGGAGAGAACTGCAATATAGGGCAGAATGTGGTTATCGGCCCGCGGGTGCAGATAGGCAGCGGGTGTAAGATTCAGAATAATGTGAGTGTTTACAGCGGAGTGACGCTGGAAGATGATGTTTTTTGCGGACCAAGCATGGTGTTTACCAATGTCTGGAATCCGCGGGCGCATATCCGCCGGATGGACGAGATGCGGCCCACCCTTGTGCGCAAAGGGGCGAGTCTGGGAGCCAACTGCACCATTGTCTGCGGGGTGACCATTGGGCGATACGCATTGGTGGGGGCAGGGGCGGTGATAACAAAAGATATTCCTGACCATGCGCTTGTGTATGGGAATCCCGGCCGGCACAAGGGATGGGTTTGCGAGTGCGGGGAAAAACTGGACACTAAGCTTGTTTGCCCGGTATGTAACTTGCATTTTAGAATGCGTGAAGCTGGGGAACATCATGGTCTGGAGGGTATTTGA
- a CDS encoding DegT/DnrJ/EryC1/StrS family aminotransferase: protein MEFIDLSRQQKRIAEAIRLRTEAVFSHGHYIMGPEVKELESRLAEYAGSRHCLSCSSGSDALLMLLMAWEVGPGDAVFVPAFTFFATAEMPALLGATPIFVDIDPVTFNMDPACLARAVQAVKLQDVSLHPLPPAALEAAPLRARCVIPVDLFGQAAAYEQILPLAESEGLLVLEDGAQAFGGTWMGKRVCGLGCHGAATSFFPAKPLGCYGDGGAIFTDDDALAAELASVRVHGKGTDKYDNRRIGINGRLDTMQAAILLPKLDIFAEELERREQVAAWYARGLSDACGVTVPRLAGGRTSVFAQYTIRVPQGRSDLASALKEQGIPTNIYYPKPLHVQGAFAEHGLAADAFPVAAQSCEEVLSLPFHPYMERDEVERVCAVISDHCS, encoded by the coding sequence ATGGAGTTCATCGATCTTAGTCGCCAGCAGAAGCGCATTGCAGAAGCCATACGGCTCCGGACAGAGGCGGTGTTTTCCCATGGGCATTATATCATGGGGCCTGAGGTGAAGGAGCTTGAGTCCCGATTGGCAGAGTATGCGGGAAGCAGGCACTGCCTGTCGTGTTCATCCGGCAGTGACGCGCTGCTCATGCTGCTTATGGCGTGGGAAGTGGGGCCCGGAGACGCGGTTTTTGTTCCGGCATTTACTTTTTTTGCCACGGCGGAGATGCCCGCCCTGCTGGGCGCAACCCCCATTTTTGTGGACATAGACCCGGTAACGTTCAACATGGACCCTGCCTGCCTTGCCCGCGCGGTGCAGGCGGTGAAATTACAGGATGTGTCATTGCATCCGCTGCCCCCTGCGGCATTGGAAGCGGCGCCGTTGCGTGCCCGGTGTGTTATTCCCGTTGACCTGTTCGGGCAGGCTGCCGCGTATGAGCAGATTCTGCCCCTTGCCGAATCAGAAGGTCTGCTGGTGCTGGAAGACGGCGCACAGGCATTTGGCGGAACATGGATGGGGAAGCGCGTGTGCGGTCTTGGTTGTCACGGCGCGGCCACATCGTTCTTTCCGGCAAAGCCGCTGGGGTGCTATGGGGACGGAGGGGCCATTTTCACCGATGACGATGCCCTTGCCGCTGAACTTGCTTCTGTGCGCGTTCATGGCAAGGGAACGGATAAGTATGACAATCGCCGTATAGGCATCAATGGCAGGCTGGACACGATGCAGGCTGCCATTTTGCTGCCCAAGCTGGATATTTTTGCAGAAGAGCTGGAGCGCAGGGAACAGGTTGCGGCGTGGTATGCCCGGGGGCTTTCGGACGCTTGCGGCGTAACTGTGCCACGATTGGCAGGCGGGAGGACAAGCGTGTTCGCCCAGTATACCATACGTGTGCCACAGGGGCGGAGTGATCTGGCCAGTGCTTTGAAAGAGCAGGGTATTCCTACCAATATCTATTATCCCAAGCCGTTGCATGTGCAGGGAGCCTTTGCGGAGCACGGACTTGCCGCCGATGCGTTTCCTGTGGCGGCGCAAAGTTGCGAAGAGGTGCTCTCGCTGCCTTTCCATCCCTACATGGAAAGGGACGAGGTGGAGCGTGTGTGTGCTGTTATTTCGGACCATTGTAGTTAG
- a CDS encoding Gfo/Idh/MocA family protein has product MLYQNIKNRKIKVALVGCGRIAGKHFEAIAAHSEDLELVAVCDDNLETLEAYARKYQARPYGSYARLVAECDCDMVILCTPSGLHSQQTIEAARHRKHVMSEKPMATRWKDGLAMVQACDEARVRLFIVKQNRRNATIQLLKRAIDEKRFGRIYMVQVNVFWTRPQAYYDSAKWRGTWEMDGGAFMNQASHYIDLLDWLIGPVADVQAMTGSLARDIEVEDSGVINVRWRTGALGSVAVSMLTYPKNLEGSITIIGEKGTARIGGVAVNEVQLWDFAEPRDYDADLSSASYETTSVYGFGHPLYYKNVVDTLRGNAEPETDGREGLKSLEVLIAAYISARDRRTISLPLEY; this is encoded by the coding sequence ATGCTGTACCAGAATATCAAGAACCGGAAGATCAAGGTGGCGCTGGTGGGCTGTGGGCGCATTGCGGGTAAGCACTTTGAAGCAATTGCGGCGCACTCTGAAGATTTGGAATTGGTGGCCGTGTGCGACGACAATCTGGAAACGCTTGAGGCCTATGCCCGGAAGTATCAGGCCCGGCCTTATGGCAGCTACGCCAGATTGGTGGCGGAATGTGACTGCGATATGGTGATCTTGTGCACGCCTTCCGGTTTGCATTCGCAGCAGACCATAGAGGCGGCGAGGCACAGGAAGCATGTCATGAGCGAAAAGCCCATGGCGACACGCTGGAAAGATGGTCTTGCCATGGTGCAGGCCTGCGATGAGGCGCGCGTGCGGCTTTTCATCGTGAAACAGAACCGCCGGAACGCCACAATTCAGTTGCTCAAGCGGGCAATAGACGAAAAGCGTTTCGGGCGCATTTATATGGTGCAGGTAAACGTGTTCTGGACACGGCCGCAGGCATATTATGATTCTGCCAAGTGGCGCGGCACGTGGGAAATGGACGGCGGGGCCTTTATGAATCAGGCCAGCCACTATATTGATCTGCTGGACTGGCTTATCGGGCCGGTGGCGGATGTGCAGGCCATGACCGGATCGCTTGCGCGGGACATTGAAGTGGAAGATTCCGGGGTAATTAACGTGCGCTGGCGTACCGGAGCACTGGGCTCCGTGGCCGTTTCCATGCTGACCTATCCCAAGAACCTTGAAGGCTCCATCACCATTATCGGGGAGAAGGGCACGGCGCGCATAGGCGGCGTGGCTGTGAACGAGGTGCAGCTGTGGGATTTTGCCGAACCCCGTGACTATGATGCCGACCTGTCCAGTGCCTCGTATGAGACGACATCTGTGTACGGCTTCGGACACCCTTTGTACTACAAGAATGTTGTTGATACGCTGCGCGGGAATGCGGAACCGGAAACCGACGGCAGAGAAGGCCTGAAGTCGCTGGAAGTGCTTATTGCCGCCTACATATCCGCCCGTGACAGAAGAACGATTTCTCTGCCGCTGGAGTATTGA
- a CDS encoding methyltransferase domain-containing protein codes for MIYWFNPQSIQLGMRVELPIGRREELILDGDWDKDVMPFEKSVNFYGSFKQRLSGVPWEETEYFKKNVDQIESGMTKWGCKDREEFLTRCYSLEKVYVSIKDNGYIQIGDVDCISIALDRYGRPLFCNGRHRLSIAKLLNLPSVPVRILARHRNWVDFCNKVDAYAQSTVGKVYAPLAHPDLIDRGALHKARTQHIIENMLPSSQTVMDIGSHWGYLPTLIEQTGRHCVAVEQSQRFLYFMNGLRKANGLSFDVVSEDVFRYVGTGKKFDTVLALAIFHHFLKTEEQHEALRTMLRNLEMEELFLLTHAHNEAQMRGAYVNYAPEEFAQFIVDNSCLDWIVPLASFDGRVLYRIGKKANEHTYLKYDDDFKIVFFAFANGNTPHILDKVNGQFKGLRSCHPNSMCVVMGEGSDDVDVSRYDFNYIDLRHIPDGCQNKGSIAVTLLRKLAPDVVYMRYSVADEHLVLLCRSIPNIILEHQTKELDELIHLDKDLYLRELAMGTPCLHRAAGIVGVTPEIARYERARSGGRVTTRAMGNGIAPDAHPLSKRPKPAGRIEGLVVAEFRYWHGLDRLIAGFAAAPSVARKMLIHVVGSGAALEGYRDQICACGLEDCFVFHGALTPEQVDPLADRCAFAVGVLAPGRKRLTETAALQHREYALRGLPFLFAGSDVDFLARQPFCHVIPDDESPVDMLAMLGFAKQALQKPALRLHAREYALQNLDWAVKMQIPVSLCRYVMAKNHSPRQSVADGTTGNRLQDS; via the coding sequence ATGATATATTGGTTTAATCCACAGTCCATACAGCTTGGAATGCGTGTTGAGCTGCCGATAGGCAGACGGGAAGAGCTTATACTCGATGGAGACTGGGATAAGGATGTGATGCCCTTTGAGAAATCTGTTAATTTTTATGGATCGTTCAAGCAGCGTCTTTCAGGAGTCCCCTGGGAGGAAACGGAATATTTTAAGAAAAATGTGGATCAGATTGAATCCGGAATGACCAAATGGGGCTGTAAAGACAGAGAGGAGTTTCTTACCAGGTGCTACAGTCTGGAAAAGGTATACGTTTCCATAAAAGACAATGGGTATATTCAAATAGGAGACGTAGATTGCATATCCATTGCATTGGATAGATATGGGAGGCCACTTTTCTGCAATGGCCGGCACAGGCTTTCGATTGCCAAATTGCTCAACTTGCCCTCCGTTCCGGTACGAATACTTGCTCGTCACCGGAATTGGGTTGATTTTTGTAACAAGGTGGATGCGTACGCCCAGAGTACGGTTGGAAAGGTTTATGCCCCTTTGGCCCATCCGGATTTGATAGACAGGGGCGCCCTGCACAAGGCGCGAACGCAGCATATCATTGAGAACATGCTTCCGTCCTCGCAGACGGTGATGGATATAGGCTCACACTGGGGCTATCTTCCGACTCTCATTGAGCAGACGGGAAGGCACTGTGTGGCTGTGGAGCAAAGCCAGCGGTTTCTCTATTTCATGAACGGGTTGCGTAAGGCGAATGGTCTTTCTTTTGATGTGGTTTCTGAAGATGTGTTTCGCTACGTGGGCACGGGGAAAAAGTTTGATACCGTGCTGGCCCTTGCCATTTTTCATCACTTTTTGAAAACCGAAGAGCAGCACGAAGCCCTGCGGACGATGCTGCGCAACCTTGAAATGGAAGAACTCTTCCTTTTAACACACGCCCATAATGAAGCGCAAATGCGCGGTGCTTACGTAAATTATGCCCCGGAAGAGTTTGCTCAGTTCATTGTGGACAATTCCTGTCTGGACTGGATTGTACCACTGGCCTCATTTGACGGGCGAGTTCTGTATCGCATAGGAAAGAAGGCGAATGAACATACCTATCTTAAGTATGATGATGATTTTAAGATTGTTTTTTTTGCGTTTGCCAATGGAAATACGCCGCATATATTAGACAAGGTAAACGGACAGTTTAAAGGACTTCGATCCTGCCATCCCAACAGCATGTGCGTGGTTATGGGAGAAGGAAGCGATGACGTGGATGTCTCGCGCTACGACTTTAATTATATAGATTTGCGTCATATTCCAGACGGCTGTCAGAATAAGGGGTCCATTGCGGTGACTCTTTTGCGCAAGCTCGCGCCGGATGTGGTGTATATGCGTTATTCCGTTGCAGATGAGCACCTTGTTTTACTATGCCGTTCCATTCCTAACATAATTCTTGAGCATCAGACAAAAGAGCTGGACGAGTTGATTCATCTCGACAAAGATCTGTACCTTCGCGAGCTTGCAATGGGAACGCCTTGCCTGCACCGTGCGGCGGGAATTGTTGGGGTGACACCGGAAATTGCCCGCTATGAGCGGGCACGTTCTGGAGGACGAGTCACTACACGGGCGATGGGCAACGGTATCGCCCCGGATGCGCATCCCCTTTCCAAGCGCCCCAAGCCTGCCGGACGGATAGAGGGGCTTGTGGTGGCCGAATTCCGTTACTGGCACGGGCTTGACAGGCTAATCGCCGGATTTGCAGCCGCCCCCTCTGTCGCACGGAAGATGCTGATTCATGTTGTCGGGTCTGGAGCCGCTCTGGAAGGATACCGAGACCAGATATGTGCCTGCGGACTTGAAGATTGCTTTGTGTTTCATGGCGCACTGACGCCGGAGCAGGTTGATCCTTTGGCAGACAGGTGCGCCTTTGCTGTTGGGGTGCTGGCTCCGGGACGCAAGCGACTTACGGAGACTGCGGCGTTGCAGCATCGGGAATACGCCTTGAGGGGGCTGCCTTTTCTATTCGCCGGGAGCGATGTTGATTTTTTAGCCCGACAGCCATTTTGTCATGTAATTCCCGATGATGAAAGTCCTGTCGACATGTTGGCTATGCTTGGCTTCGCAAAGCAAGCATTACAGAAGCCCGCATTGCGGCTGCATGCCAGAGAGTACGCTCTGCAAAATTTGGATTGGGCGGTGAAGATGCAAATTCCGGTCTCCTTGTGCCGATACGTTATGGCAAAGAATCATTCCCCAAGGCAGAGCGTTGCCGACGGTACAACAGGAAACCGCCTGCAAGATTCCTAG
- a CDS encoding DegT/DnrJ/EryC1/StrS family aminotransferase: protein MADFPLIRPVFDENELACVEQCLRSGHVTQGPFVREFEESFAQMHGVRHAFAVTSCTTALHLALVAAGVSAGDEVIVPAFSWVSTANAVEYVGAKPVFADIAPHDFNINADLLGDLITHRTKAVIAVHLFGAMADMPRIREIAARHTLCVIEDAACAAGASRAGENAGAAGDVGCFSFHPRKVITTGEGGMVTTNSEEIAYKIKVLRNHGITPQPLSHMSHSWQMPEIAECGYNYRMSDIQAAVGVAQLRKMKNILQERQRIALCYSKRLCSCQSLRLPQAAPLAAHTWQSYVVCLKDATVEKRNRIMDTLQQASIESRPGTQAIPRLTYYANKYGLSAAAFPVAMRSEDLSITLPVFHGMSEEQIDHVCTVLLRACEDDPRP from the coding sequence ATGGCAGATTTTCCGCTTATACGCCCCGTCTTCGACGAAAACGAACTCGCCTGCGTCGAACAGTGCCTGCGGTCCGGGCATGTGACTCAGGGGCCCTTTGTGCGCGAATTCGAGGAGTCTTTTGCACAGATGCACGGTGTCCGTCACGCCTTCGCCGTCACCTCGTGCACCACGGCTCTGCACCTTGCCCTTGTGGCGGCCGGCGTTTCCGCAGGGGATGAAGTCATCGTGCCCGCCTTCAGCTGGGTTTCCACCGCCAATGCCGTGGAATATGTCGGGGCAAAACCGGTTTTTGCTGATATTGCCCCCCACGATTTCAACATCAACGCAGACCTGCTCGGCGATCTGATTACCCACAGAACAAAGGCTGTCATAGCGGTGCATCTCTTCGGAGCAATGGCAGACATGCCTCGTATACGCGAGATAGCGGCGCGGCATACCCTGTGCGTCATCGAAGATGCCGCCTGCGCTGCCGGTGCCAGCCGGGCAGGGGAAAATGCAGGAGCAGCGGGAGACGTGGGCTGCTTTTCGTTCCATCCCCGCAAAGTCATCACCACCGGCGAAGGTGGGATGGTAACCACCAACTCAGAAGAAATCGCTTACAAAATCAAGGTGCTGCGAAATCACGGCATCACTCCTCAGCCGCTGTCCCACATGTCCCACAGTTGGCAAATGCCCGAAATAGCAGAATGCGGCTACAATTACCGCATGTCAGACATTCAGGCTGCCGTGGGCGTAGCCCAGCTGCGCAAGATGAAAAATATTCTTCAGGAACGGCAACGCATTGCCCTGTGTTACAGCAAGCGCCTGTGCTCCTGCCAAAGCCTGCGGTTGCCACAGGCCGCGCCATTGGCAGCGCACACCTGGCAGTCCTACGTCGTGTGCCTTAAGGACGCAACAGTGGAAAAACGCAACAGAATCATGGATACCCTGCAACAGGCGTCCATAGAAAGCCGCCCGGGAACACAGGCCATACCCAGGCTTACCTACTATGCAAACAAATACGGCTTGTCCGCAGCGGCTTTTCCGGTTGCCATGCGCAGCGAGGATCTGTCGATAACGCTTCCTGTCTTCCACGGCATGAGCGAAGAGCAGATAGACCACGTGTGCACGGTTCTTTTGCGCGCATGCGAGGATGACCCCCGCCCCTGA
- a CDS encoding NAD-dependent epimerase/dehydratase family protein: MITGKRICITGGAGFIGSSLVGRLVKDNQVVVLDNFSRDSLGQKEYSQHPNITVVKGDVLNYEDVARAAQDADYIIHCAGIAGIRTVCLKPTRTMEVNFIGSANVLKAAVENPGCKRVVCFSTSEVFGSCALTSKENDQSVIGASGQARWTYAVSKLAEEHLAVAYYREFNVPTCVVRPFNIYGPGQIGEGALKIFVQKALANEPITVFGEGTQIRAWCYLDDMVEGTMRCIENDAAVGESFNIGNARSIQTIYGLANTVIRVLNSKSNIQFAPAPSVDIELRIPCVDKARDILGFEAQVDLEEGILRTAEHYSKMK, from the coding sequence ATGATCACAGGCAAAAGAATATGCATTACTGGCGGTGCAGGCTTTATCGGATCATCTCTGGTCGGTCGTCTGGTAAAAGACAACCAGGTTGTTGTTCTGGATAACTTTTCAAGAGACTCTCTGGGGCAGAAAGAGTATTCGCAGCACCCTAACATCACTGTGGTCAAAGGCGACGTACTGAATTACGAAGACGTGGCCCGGGCAGCGCAGGATGCGGACTACATCATCCACTGCGCCGGCATAGCCGGTATACGCACCGTCTGCCTCAAGCCCACCCGCACCATGGAGGTCAACTTCATCGGCTCCGCCAACGTGCTCAAGGCGGCAGTAGAAAACCCCGGCTGCAAGCGGGTAGTGTGCTTCTCAACAAGCGAGGTCTTCGGCTCCTGCGCCCTTACGTCCAAAGAAAATGACCAGAGCGTCATAGGTGCCTCCGGTCAGGCGCGCTGGACATATGCCGTCAGCAAGCTCGCGGAAGAGCATCTTGCGGTTGCCTACTACAGGGAGTTCAACGTCCCAACCTGCGTGGTAAGGCCGTTTAATATCTACGGTCCCGGCCAGATTGGCGAGGGCGCCCTGAAAATCTTCGTTCAAAAGGCTCTAGCCAACGAACCCATCACCGTCTTCGGAGAAGGCACCCAGATCCGCGCATGGTGCTATCTGGACGACATGGTGGAAGGCACCATGCGCTGCATAGAAAACGATGCCGCCGTAGGCGAATCCTTCAACATCGGCAACGCGCGCAGTATCCAGACCATCTACGGTCTGGCCAACACGGTCATCCGCGTCCTTAACTCCAAGTCAAATATTCAGTTCGCCCCCGCCCCCAGCGTGGATATCGAACTCCGCATCCCTTGCGTGGACAAGGCGCGGGATATTCTGGGATTTGAAGCGCAGGTTGATCTGGAAGAAGGCATTTTGCGCACGGCAGAACATTACAGCAAGATGAAATAG